In one window of bacterium DNA:
- a CDS encoding nucleotidyltransferase domain-containing protein, translating into MVTIRKRKPPQFLKEVIERVVKAASPSRVILFGSQARNDADARSDVDLLVVVESVRSRRALAAKIYEALADIHVPADVVVATENDLRKNRGVRGALVNRAVEEGVTLYAAQRPT; encoded by the coding sequence ATGGTAACTATAAGAAAAAGAAAACCGCCGCAGTTCCTTAAGGAGGTTATCGAGCGGGTCGTCAAAGCGGCAAGCCCTAGCCGCGTAATACTGTTCGGCTCGCAGGCCCGAAACGACGCCGACGCGAGAAGCGACGTCGACCTGCTGGTCGTAGTTGAAAGCGTAAGGTCACGACGGGCGTTGGCGGCTAAAATCTATGAGGCGCTCGCGGATATCCACGTCCCGGCCGATGTCGTGGTAGCCACCGAAAACGATTTAAGGAAAAACCGCGGTGTGCGGGGGGCGCTGGTCAACCGGGCCGTCGAGGAGGGCGTGACGTTATATGCCGCGCAGCGGCCGACGTAA